In the Colletotrichum lupini chromosome 4, complete sequence genome, CGCCCCTGCCTGCGACGTGAGAGCCAGCGTTGGCGGAAGAGCCAGCGTTGGCGGAAGAGCCAGCGTTGGCGGAAGAGAACTGGTGTTCCTGACCGAGGCGCCTGCGCCTACGCCTACGCCGCGCCGCGTCCCTGTTCCCGTCGCGATGCCGTCGCTCTTGAGAACCCAGGGAGACTCTGCGAGCAACGCTATGGTGCTTGATGAAGATGAAGATGATCAGATTGAGATCAAGTTCTACGGGGAGTCCGACATTGAGATGTCTGACGTGCCCGAGGCGTCTAGGAGCCCGGATACCCCTGACACGCCGCTGTCTTATTACCGGTACCGGTCTCGGTCGAGGACGATGTCGCTTGGACCGTCTCCAGAGCCGGTGCAGTCTGGGCTGAAGGACTCGCCTATTGTGATTGACTGAAGGGGTACAAGAAGGATTTTATTGTGTGTGTGGAAATTTGCGAACTTTGTCACGTTGTCATTTCTGAACGACGACTTTGCACGACAGAATAGGAACAGGAACGAAAAAAAGGAGTGGTGTTGAACACTGGGCTTTCTCAGAGACTACGAGGAATGGGCCGAATGGCACGGATCTTCAACGTCACGCAGGAAGCAGATGATGAATGTTGCACTGAATGAAATGGAACGAGAGGAAGGGAATTACTTTTTCTCTGTAGTCTAGTTTTGAGATTAATCTGCATTCTCACTAAACAGTCCCCCCTACCCATTCTTCTTCACCACAAGAGCGAGGCATAGTCACCACCACTCTCACGACCTCAACACACTCTGATCAACCCAGCTAACAAACCCAAACTCCCCCTCGGGCGTCTGGAACACGTCCTTGGGTTCCCTGTACGGCGCCGCGCCCGCGTCGTCCAGCACGATCGTCACGTTGCTCGCCTTCATCTGCTCGGGCGTCCAGCCCGGTCCGCGGTCGTCGTAGACGGCCATGAAGGTGTAGTTGTTGACGCGCGGCTCGCTGGCCTGCCACTCAATGTAGCCCTGGGGCTTGATCGAGGCATCGAAGAAGGACTGCATGAAGATGGAGCGGTGCTGGGCGTTCCAGGGGCGGCCGAGGGCGCAGGCGCCGCGGATGGTGGGCGCGACGGAGGCGTTGGCGGCGAGGACTTGGGAGTCGGAGATGTAGACTCCGTACTTGTTTTCAAAGGTTGTGTTCGTTCCTGTCATCTTTTGTGTTAGTTTTCATGGGATGATGGTGGCTCGGGAGAGACAGAGAAAGGAAAACATACCCTTCCAAGCAGtgatgccgccgccgcagttCCTCAGCGAGAGCGTCGACTTCTCAATGTACGCCGTGCCGAACCCGTACAGGAAATCCGTCTGGCCGGCAATGACATTGTCGTAGAAGTAGGCGTTGCCCAGCTTCCCGACGTACAGCGTATCCTGCCACCCGTACAGCCCGCACGAGTAGAACCCGGCGTTGGCCCTGCTCACGCCCACGGCGTGCGCGGGGCCGTTGGAGTACGGGTACTCGTCGTTGCGGAAGTCAATGTTGTAGGCGCGGAAGTCGGCGCAGCCGAAGGGCGTGTCGGCGGGCACGGGGAAGCCCGTGGGTCCGGAGCCGGTGAGCGTGGCGTTGAGGGTGGGGCCGACGGAGAGGACGCTGGTGTAGGCGTTGTCCGGGAAGCGGACGTTGTGGTTTGTAGCATTGAAGAGAACCTGGACCTCGTTTTGGGCGTTGCCGGCCGTGGCGTTGCCCGAGGCGGAGTAGGAGATTCCCGTGCTGGGGGAGTCGGTCATGCCCAGCAGGGTGAGGGGGCCGGGGCGGGTTACGTTGAGTTGTTCTACGTAGATGCCTGGTGCGATGAGGATTGTGTGGGCTGTCGTGTCGTGGGGGAGGGAGGCGATGGCGTCTTGGATGGTTGTGAAGTTTGCGTGTTTGGAGGTCTTTGAGACGAAGATGGTGTCTGGGGGGCAGCCCTCGAAGGGGTTATTGCAGGTCTTCTTTTGGCATGCTGCGTAGGTCTTTGCCGGGCCTGAGGGGATCGCGGCGATGGCCAGGGAGGCGAGGGCTCCGGAGAGGAGGATGGATGCCTTCATCTTGGAGCCTGCTTCCTGGTTCTCTCACTTACAAAGTTACTCGTAAagagagaggaagaggaagagctaGAGGAAGGGGGAAGAGCGAAGACTCGGCCGAGCTTAAAGATATATACAAAAACAATAGCGTGGTGGTTGAGGTGGTATTCTTCTGAACAAGCTGAACAAAGAGACCCGATGATCTGGATGGGGTTTGCTATATATCCTTCCCGTCCGTCCCATTGCTACCTACCCTTGACTACCTTGGCCAGTGCTACTCTGCCAGCCTAAGCTTTCCCTTGCCCATATTACCCGATGCTTGTCACAATCTCCTCGACAGCTCGCGAGTTGGGGGCGGGAGCAGGTTTTCCGGGTATCCCCCCTGTCCCGGGTTCAAGTCTCGCCGTAATAGAATCGAAGGGCTGTCAACAACTTGCACACTTACAAAGAGCAAGGCAAAGACGCATACAAAGCTCAAGCGCGCGTATTGTGGGCGGAGTCAGATGTGGCACTTGCAGTGGCAGCGCCAAAGTATACCATATTGGCCCCTCAGGAGAAAAGCGAAAATCTCGCAAAACTCGCAGTTCGCGGCCTCCATCGACTATCAACAGTACGAAGTACATCGGCTCAGCTTACGactctccctctctctttctGTTTCTCTCTCTTCCCTCTTCCCCGGGGCTGGACGCGCGGGGTAAAAGACGGAGTTATTACCCCGGAAATCCCATCGCCGGCAGACGTGTCCAAGGAATATTTGTGTCCCACGGGGAAGAAGAAGCGTGGCAATGGGACGAACATGATGAGCACATGGGAGTGCCGTAGGCGACCAGGTCAAAAGTTGGGGAAAATGAGGAGGTCGAATCCCCAACTTTTGGGGCTCTGCAGGGCTTCTGCAGACGTGCAGGTGGAAGAACTGCAGCTGGCGGATTCCACGAACCACAGCTTGCAGGGCCTCGCAGGGCACTTACGCTAGCCATAAGCCACGAAATTTAGTGTCACTAAGTGTCAACGGCGGTTGTCGATGACGCGGGGAAATGGCAACTTGACAGCCGGCGAGAGTCCAAGGTATCTATCCGTACTGCGTAGGGATATGAAGGGGGCCGGGAATCAAGCAAAAACCAAGCAAAACCAAGCCTTCGGAAACGCGGCATGGGCGTAAGCCAACCGGCTTGGCCTGCGAGCTCCCCCACACTGGGTACGTGGGGTAACCCTGGCAAGTCCACCTCAGTACGCAGTACATAACGCTGAAAGTCCACTGCAGCGACTGCAAGCCTTCAGGGGCACCAATCAGTGAAAGTTCGCGAGAGGCGCCCCTCTGttggcccttaattagcgcTAGCCCGCACTGTAATTGATAGCTTGGAATTGCCCAATAAGCACTCGGGAAACCTTGTCATTGGTccactctttttcttttccgtCGCCTTTTTCTGCCCATCTCCAATTCCCGTTCCTCTCATTCTCACTCTCATACTGACTCTCACTCTTACTTTCACTTTCACTCTCTTTGAGTCTTACACGTGTAAGTTCTCTCAGCCTCCCTCTCCTTCAGAAGAAGCATTATTTCCCCTGACGGGTTCGCCCGGGACTCCATGTCCAAAGTCTCCCAAAGCACCATCATGATATTCATCTCCTGCCAGATTTCCTCCTGCTAAGCTTTCTCGGAAACGGCGGAGATCACCGCAGGCTGCCACTCACCAGCATGTTCCCGGTTCCGCCATATAAAACACAAAAGCTTGATTTTGTTGGCTGTTTTCTCTCTTCCTTCGTACCCAGACGTTCAGATGAATAACCGCCCGCATTGTCCCCCTCACGGTTTAGCTCCATGTATCCGTTCGCTTTCCGTCCATTGAAGGTCTGCGAGTACCTAATGACGGCGAAGCTTTGCCGTCTC is a window encoding:
- a CDS encoding pectinesterase: MKASILLSGALASLAIAAIPSGPAKTYAACQKKTCNNPFEGCPPDTIFVSKTSKHANFTTIQDAIASLPHDTTAHTILIAPGIYVEQLNVTRPGPLTLLGMTDSPSTGISYSASGNATAGNAQNEVQVLFNATNHNVRFPDNAYTSVLSVGPTLNATLTGSGPTGFPVPADTPFGCADFRAYNIDFRNDEYPYSNGPAHAVGVSRANAGFYSCGLYGWQDTLYVGKLGNAYFYDNVIAGQTDFLYGFGTAYIEKSTLSLRNCGGGITAWKGTNTTFENKYGVYISDSQVLAANASVAPTIRGACALGRPWNAQHRSIFMQSFFDASIKPQGYIEWQASEPRVNNYTFMAVYDDRGPGWTPEQMKASNVTIVLDDAGAAPYREPKDVFQTPEGEFGFVSWVDQSVLRS